A genomic segment from Modestobacter roseus encodes:
- a CDS encoding allantoate amidohydrolase: MTTPLTTTAAEVLARCAELDRLSADPHHLARLHLTPEHAAANRLAAGWMQQAGLRTWTDAAGNQWGRREGTTPGQPALVLGSHLDTVPDAGSFDGMLGVVMAVAVAERLRGTELPFALEVVGFGDEEGARFGKALLGSQAVAGTWDTSWEDLRDADGVTLRQAFADFGLDPARVGDAARRPDELVGYLEAHIEQGPLLEAADRSLGYVTAIAGARRFRLTVTGEARHAGGTPWERRRDALVGASEAVVAIERLARASDTIATVGRLEVRPGAVNVIPGRADLTLDLRAATDEARDGMWAAMHAEITAICDRRGLGLEVVENHRAPAAACAGWLQQAVVDGIRATDDLGAAEPMGLWSRAGHDAMALAAVTDVGMLFLRCADGISHSPDEDVREVDVARGLDAFEAAVRAVAARWQP; the protein is encoded by the coding sequence ATGACCACACCCCTGACCACGACCGCCGCCGAGGTGCTGGCCCGCTGCGCCGAGCTGGACCGGCTCTCCGCCGACCCGCACCACCTGGCGCGCCTGCACCTCACCCCGGAGCACGCCGCAGCCAACCGGCTCGCCGCCGGCTGGATGCAGCAGGCCGGGCTGCGCACCTGGACCGACGCCGCCGGCAACCAGTGGGGCCGCCGGGAGGGCACCACGCCCGGTCAGCCGGCGCTGGTGCTCGGCTCGCACCTGGACACCGTGCCCGACGCCGGCAGCTTCGACGGGATGCTCGGGGTGGTCATGGCCGTCGCGGTCGCCGAGCGGCTGCGCGGTACCGAGCTGCCCTTCGCGCTGGAGGTGGTCGGGTTCGGCGACGAGGAGGGCGCCCGGTTCGGCAAGGCGCTGCTGGGCAGCCAGGCGGTCGCCGGCACCTGGGACACCTCGTGGGAGGACCTGCGCGACGCGGACGGCGTGACCCTGCGCCAGGCGTTCGCCGACTTCGGGCTGGACCCGGCCCGCGTCGGCGACGCCGCCCGCCGGCCCGACGAGCTGGTCGGCTACCTGGAGGCGCACATCGAGCAGGGGCCGCTGCTGGAGGCCGCCGACCGGTCGCTGGGCTACGTCACCGCCATCGCCGGGGCCCGGCGCTTCCGGCTCACGGTGACCGGCGAGGCCCGGCACGCCGGCGGCACCCCCTGGGAGCGCCGCCGCGACGCGCTGGTCGGGGCGAGCGAGGCGGTGGTCGCGATCGAGCGGCTGGCCCGGGCCAGCGACACCATCGCCACCGTCGGCCGGCTCGAGGTCCGGCCCGGCGCGGTCAACGTCATCCCCGGCCGGGCCGACCTCACCCTCGACCTGCGCGCCGCGACCGACGAGGCGCGCGACGGCATGTGGGCCGCGATGCACGCCGAGATCACCGCGATCTGCGACCGGCGCGGCCTCGGCCTGGAGGTGGTGGAGAACCACCGCGCGCCCGCCGCCGCGTGCGCCGGTTGGCTGCAGCAGGCCGTCGTCGACGGCATCCGCGCCACCGACGACCTCGGCGCCGCCGAGCCGATGGGGCTGTGGAGCCGCGCCGGCCACGACGCCATGGCGCTGGCCGCGGTCACCGACGTCGGCATGCTGTTCCTGCGCTGCGCCGACGGCATCAGCCACTCCCCCGACGAGGACGTCCGCGAGGTCGACGTCGCCCGCGGCCTGGACGCCTTCGAGGCCGCCGTGCGCGCCGTCGCGGCGAGGTGGCAGCCGTGA
- a CDS encoding MurR/RpiR family transcriptional regulator, with translation MSGPSTGLRTDERIDARIARRRPELTAQERRAAETLLAHLDDLAIYRAAELAALAGVSKATMSRLFRSLGFTGFDEVREHLRALRSAGEPGRVPGPPDLAAHAEAEGAAVAAAIGPPAVADAVAVLAGARSVLVAGWRNSHPVALHLREQLVQARPRVALAPLPGQVVGEELADLGPGDAVVAVGFRRRPAGFAGFLTAAAATGADVVLLGDPTAAGHAGAARVWLPCPVQGALAYDSYAAAMSLVAVLADGVLTRVGRAGRDRIAAISATYDQLAEVE, from the coding sequence GTGAGCGGACCGAGCACCGGGCTGCGGACCGACGAGCGGATCGACGCGCGGATCGCCCGCCGCCGCCCGGAGCTCACCGCCCAGGAGCGGCGCGCGGCCGAGACGCTGCTGGCCCACCTGGACGACCTGGCCATCTACCGGGCGGCCGAGCTGGCGGCGCTGGCCGGGGTGTCGAAGGCGACGATGAGCCGGTTGTTCCGCTCGCTGGGCTTCACCGGCTTCGACGAGGTCCGAGAGCACCTGCGCGCGCTGCGCAGCGCCGGCGAGCCGGGGCGGGTGCCCGGCCCACCGGACCTCGCCGCGCACGCCGAGGCGGAGGGGGCGGCGGTCGCGGCCGCGATCGGCCCGCCGGCGGTGGCCGACGCCGTCGCGGTGCTCGCCGGGGCGCGGTCGGTGCTCGTCGCCGGCTGGCGCAACAGCCACCCGGTGGCGCTGCACCTGCGCGAGCAGCTGGTCCAGGCCCGCCCCCGGGTCGCGCTCGCGCCACTGCCCGGGCAGGTGGTCGGTGAGGAGCTGGCCGACCTCGGCCCCGGCGACGCGGTGGTCGCCGTCGGCTTCCGCCGCCGGCCGGCCGGTTTCGCCGGGTTCCTGACCGCGGCCGCGGCGACCGGCGCCGACGTGGTGCTGCTCGGTGACCCGACCGCCGCCGGGCACGCGGGTGCCGCCCGGGTCTGGCTGCCCTGCCCCGTCCAGGGCGCGCTGGCCTACGACTCCTACGCCGCCGCCATGAGCCTGGTGGCGGTGCTCGCCGACGGCGTGCTCACCCGCGTGGGCCGCGCCGGGCGCGACCGCATCGCCGCGATCAGCGCCACCTACGACCAGCTCGCGGAGGTGGAGTGA
- a CDS encoding FAD binding domain-containing protein has protein sequence MDLAWVESHRNATDRGSLALAPGEHLLAGGTWLFSVSTPEVTGLVDLTTAGWPPWEPLPDGGLRLAATCTVAQARQAPWPDPVLAGQCADALLMSSKVAAAATVGGNICLGLPAGAMTALTAALDGEAVLWTPDGGERRTPVAAFVTGAQTVDLRPGEVLRAVDLPGAALRAPTAFGRASLTSHGRSAALVIGRRDPDAVVLTLTAAVPRPVVLTLPPEPDERAVRDAVADAGAAVGWYADVHGAPDWRAAQTARLAVEVCAELAGVAA, from the coding sequence ATGGACCTCGCCTGGGTGGAGAGCCACCGCAACGCCACCGACCGGGGCAGCCTCGCGCTGGCGCCCGGTGAGCACCTGCTGGCCGGTGGCACCTGGCTGTTCTCGGTGTCCACGCCGGAGGTCACCGGGCTGGTCGACCTCACCACCGCCGGCTGGCCGCCGTGGGAGCCGCTGCCGGACGGCGGGCTGCGGCTGGCCGCCACCTGCACCGTCGCGCAGGCCCGCCAGGCGCCCTGGCCCGACCCGGTGCTGGCCGGGCAGTGCGCCGACGCGCTGCTCATGTCCTCGAAGGTGGCCGCGGCCGCGACGGTGGGCGGGAACATCTGCCTCGGGCTGCCGGCCGGTGCGATGACCGCCCTGACCGCCGCCCTGGACGGCGAGGCCGTGCTCTGGACCCCCGACGGCGGGGAGCGGCGCACGCCGGTCGCCGCGTTCGTGACCGGTGCGCAGACCGTGGACCTGCGACCCGGCGAGGTGCTGCGGGCGGTCGACCTGCCCGGCGCCGCGCTGCGGGCACCGACCGCGTTCGGCCGCGCCTCGCTGACCAGCCACGGCCGCAGCGCCGCCCTGGTGATCGGCCGCCGCGACCCGGACGCCGTGGTGCTCACCCTGACCGCCGCGGTCCCCCGGCCGGTCGTCCTCACCCTGCCGCCGGAGCCCGACGAGCGGGCGGTGCGCGACGCGGTGGCCGACGCCGGCGCCGCGGTCGGCTGGTACGCCGACGTGCACGGCGCCCCCGACTGGCGGGCCGCGCAGACCGCCCGGCTCGCCGTCGAGGTCTGCGCCGAGCTCGCGGGGGTGGCGGCGTGA
- a CDS encoding molybdopterin-dependent oxidoreductase translates to MNLDGADVAGAPAPGQCLRTWIRQCGGTAVKKGCDTGDCGACTVLLDGSPVHSCVTPAVRASGRSVTTAAGLGTPEQPSPVQRRFAEAAGFQCGFCTPGWVVTATALAGPDGTVEVAEPERAFKGNLCRCTGYRSIRDALAGRCNVTTTGCGAVGSSLAAPAGRRVVTGREPYTLDLPDAGVLHVRLVRADQAHARVVAVDTSRAAALPGVELVLTAADAPDVLYSTGRHENRLDDPDDTRLFDDVVRFRGQRVAAVVAVSAALAERAATLVAVEYAPLPAVFDPEAARAPGAPLLHGDKDAVASRIAEPGRNVVAASHGEVGDVPAALASAAHTVRGTWTSARVTHAALETHGARAWVDDDGTLVVRTSTQVPFLVRDELARVLGRDPGGVRVVAARVGGGFGGKQELLVEDVVALAALRLAERGDRRPVQLELTREEQFTAVPMRHPMRVTVAAGADADGRLTALHVDVLSDTGAYGNHGPGVMYHGVHESVAVYRCPNKRVDAEAVYTNNPPSGAFRGYGLGQVVFAIESALDELAREVGISPFDLRRRNVVVPGDPFVVDGYPNTDLAFGSYGLDQCLDLAERALAERATPAPNGAGWAVGAGMALAMIATIPPRGHHSHARVVLDPGGTATVEVGTAEFGNGTATVHTQLVADVLGVSPDRVRLVTSDTATSGYDSGAFGSTGSVVAGQAVQHAAEEVRRQLDALGGPAALTRLDDPLIGTGQNTGTGRSVAFNVHAVRVAVHPASGEVRLLDSVQAVDAGVVLNPEQLRGQVEGGVAQAIGSALQEELVITDGEVLTRGFRDYRTPQLGDVPPTRVLFADTYDALGPRGAKSMSEAPYNPVAPAIANAVRDALGVRPHDLPMSRDRVWRLTSGGHR, encoded by the coding sequence GTGAACCTCGACGGGGCCGACGTCGCCGGCGCGCCCGCGCCCGGTCAGTGCCTGCGCACCTGGATCCGCCAGTGCGGGGGCACCGCGGTGAAGAAGGGGTGCGACACCGGCGACTGCGGCGCGTGCACGGTGCTGCTGGACGGGTCGCCGGTGCACTCCTGCGTCACCCCCGCCGTCCGCGCGTCCGGCCGGTCGGTGACCACCGCCGCCGGGCTGGGCACCCCGGAGCAGCCGTCGCCGGTGCAGCGCCGGTTCGCCGAGGCGGCCGGCTTCCAGTGCGGCTTCTGCACCCCGGGGTGGGTGGTGACCGCGACGGCGCTGGCCGGGCCGGACGGCACCGTCGAGGTCGCCGAGCCGGAGCGGGCCTTCAAGGGCAACCTGTGCCGCTGCACCGGCTACCGGTCCATCCGCGACGCGCTCGCCGGCCGGTGCAACGTGACCACCACGGGCTGCGGCGCGGTCGGCTCGTCGCTCGCCGCCCCCGCCGGACGGCGGGTGGTCACCGGCCGCGAGCCGTACACCCTCGACCTGCCCGACGCCGGGGTGCTGCACGTGCGGCTGGTGCGCGCCGACCAGGCGCACGCCCGCGTCGTCGCCGTCGACACCTCGCGCGCGGCCGCGCTGCCCGGCGTCGAGCTGGTGCTCACCGCCGCCGACGCCCCCGACGTGCTCTACTCCACCGGGCGGCACGAGAACCGGCTCGACGACCCCGACGACACCCGGCTGTTCGACGACGTGGTGCGGTTCCGCGGGCAGCGGGTGGCCGCGGTGGTGGCGGTCTCCGCCGCCCTCGCCGAGCGGGCGGCCACGCTGGTCGCGGTCGAGTACGCGCCGCTGCCGGCGGTGTTCGACCCGGAGGCGGCCCGGGCACCGGGCGCACCGCTGCTGCACGGGGACAAGGACGCCGTCGCCTCCCGGATCGCCGAGCCCGGGCGCAACGTCGTCGCCGCCTCCCACGGCGAGGTCGGCGACGTGCCGGCGGCGCTCGCGTCGGCGGCGCACACCGTCCGGGGCACCTGGACCAGCGCGCGGGTCACCCACGCCGCGCTGGAGACCCACGGCGCCCGGGCCTGGGTCGACGACGACGGCACCCTGGTGGTGCGCACCAGCACGCAGGTGCCCTTCCTCGTCCGCGACGAGCTGGCCCGGGTGCTCGGCCGCGACCCGGGCGGCGTCCGGGTGGTCGCGGCGCGGGTCGGCGGCGGGTTCGGCGGCAAGCAGGAGCTGCTGGTCGAGGACGTGGTCGCGCTGGCGGCGCTGCGGCTGGCCGAGCGCGGCGACCGGCGGCCGGTGCAGCTGGAGCTGACCCGGGAGGAGCAGTTCACCGCCGTGCCGATGCGCCACCCCATGCGGGTCACCGTGGCCGCCGGCGCCGATGCCGACGGCCGGCTCACCGCGCTGCACGTCGACGTGCTCAGCGACACCGGCGCCTACGGCAACCACGGCCCCGGCGTCATGTACCACGGCGTGCACGAGTCGGTGGCGGTCTACCGGTGCCCGAACAAGCGGGTGGACGCCGAGGCCGTCTACACCAACAACCCGCCCAGCGGCGCGTTCCGCGGCTACGGCCTGGGCCAGGTGGTGTTCGCCATCGAGTCCGCGCTGGACGAGCTGGCCCGCGAGGTGGGCATCTCCCCCTTCGACCTGCGCCGGCGCAACGTCGTCGTCCCCGGCGACCCGTTCGTGGTCGACGGCTACCCGAACACCGACCTGGCCTTCGGCAGCTACGGGCTGGACCAGTGCCTGGACCTGGCCGAGCGGGCGCTCGCCGAACGGGCGACCCCGGCGCCGAACGGTGCGGGCTGGGCGGTCGGCGCGGGGATGGCGCTGGCGATGATCGCCACCATCCCGCCGCGCGGGCACCACTCGCACGCCCGGGTCGTGCTCGACCCGGGCGGCACCGCCACCGTCGAGGTGGGGACGGCGGAGTTCGGCAACGGCACGGCGACGGTGCACACCCAGCTGGTCGCCGACGTCCTCGGCGTCTCCCCCGACCGGGTCCGGCTGGTCACCTCCGACACGGCGACCTCCGGCTACGACTCCGGCGCCTTCGGGTCGACCGGGTCGGTGGTCGCCGGCCAGGCGGTGCAGCACGCCGCGGAGGAGGTGCGCCGGCAGCTGGACGCCCTCGGCGGGCCGGCCGCGCTCACCCGGCTGGACGACCCGTTGATCGGCACCGGCCAGAACACCGGCACCGGCCGGTCGGTGGCGTTCAACGTGCACGCCGTCCGGGTCGCGGTGCACCCCGCCAGCGGCGAGGTGCGGCTGCTCGACTCCGTGCAGGCCGTGGACGCCGGGGTGGTGCTCAACCCCGAGCAGCTGCGCGGGCAGGTCGAGGGCGGGGTCGCCCAGGCGATCGGCTCGGCGCTGCAGGAGGAGCTGGTGATCACCGACGGTGAGGTGCTCACCCGCGGCTTCCGCGACTACCGCACCCCGCAGCTGGGCGACGTGCCGCCCACCCGGGTGCTGTTCGCCGACACGTACGACGCGCTGGGCCCGCGCGGCGCCAAGTCGATGAGCGAGGCCCCCTACAACCCGGTGGCCCCGGCCATCGCCAATGCCGTCCGGGACGCCCTCGGCGTCCGGCCGCACGACCTGCCGATGAGCCGCGACCGGGTGTGGCGGCTGACCTCAGGAGGACACCGATGA
- a CDS encoding isopenicillin N synthase family dioxygenase encodes MTALTVPTVDISAYVDPGGSAAQRQAAARAFDEAARTVGFVQVVGHGVDADVTDAFAAALDEFFALPAEVKGGYRTPPEVNRGYTAPKTESLSLSLGLAPANRMHDFFEAFNVGAAVSDHPGLDLPVADYPENVWPAEAPGFRPAVSAWFAEAGRVARTLTTLFADALDLPPGFFDRYTGHSLDVLRMNNYALPPGEVTLDGDLTGMGEHTDYGIVTVLWADQVRGLQVLGRDGHWHDVSPADGALLVNLGDLMARWTNERWLSTLHRVKPPVVDGRIERRRSAAYFHDGDVDAVIETLPTCRDADGGTPFPPITVGEHIRAKLAGSRAGVANPGAAREAGRVLAARQP; translated from the coding sequence ATGACCGCCTTGACCGTGCCCACCGTCGACATCTCCGCCTACGTCGACCCCGGTGGCTCGGCCGCCCAGCGGCAGGCCGCGGCCCGGGCCTTCGACGAGGCGGCCCGCACCGTCGGCTTCGTCCAGGTCGTCGGCCACGGCGTCGATGCCGACGTCACCGACGCCTTCGCCGCCGCGCTCGACGAGTTCTTCGCCCTGCCGGCCGAGGTGAAGGGCGGCTACCGGACGCCGCCGGAGGTCAACCGCGGCTACACCGCCCCGAAGACCGAGTCGCTGAGCCTGAGCCTCGGGCTCGCGCCGGCCAACCGGATGCACGACTTCTTCGAGGCGTTCAACGTCGGCGCCGCCGTCTCCGACCACCCCGGGCTCGACCTGCCCGTGGCCGACTACCCGGAGAACGTGTGGCCGGCCGAGGCCCCCGGCTTCCGGCCGGCCGTGTCCGCCTGGTTCGCCGAGGCCGGCCGGGTGGCGCGCACGCTCACCACGCTGTTCGCCGACGCCCTCGACCTGCCGCCCGGCTTCTTCGACCGGTACACCGGCCACAGCCTGGACGTGCTGCGGATGAACAACTACGCGCTGCCGCCCGGTGAGGTCACCCTCGACGGCGACCTCACCGGCATGGGCGAGCACACCGACTACGGCATCGTCACCGTGCTCTGGGCCGATCAGGTGCGCGGCCTGCAGGTGCTCGGCCGCGACGGGCACTGGCACGACGTCTCCCCCGCCGACGGCGCGCTGCTGGTCAACCTCGGCGACCTGATGGCCCGCTGGACCAACGAGCGCTGGCTGTCCACGCTGCACCGGGTCAAGCCGCCCGTCGTCGACGGCCGGATCGAGCGCCGCCGCTCGGCGGCGTACTTCCACGACGGCGACGTCGACGCGGTCATCGAGACGCTGCCGACCTGCCGGGACGCCGACGGCGGCACGCCCTTCCCGCCGATCACCGTCGGCGAGCACATCCGGGCCAAGCTGGCCGGCTCCCGCGCGGGCGTGGCCAACCCCGGCGCGGCGCGCGAGGCCGGCCGGGTGCTCGCCGCCCGGCAGCCCTGA
- a CDS encoding FAD-binding oxidoreductase encodes MTVTDLTPDTPAAVFAGLLGADRVVPGGAEASAYLRDFSWYSPVLENALADTTVDAVLRPATVEELRACVATAARLGVPVTLRGAGTGNYGQSLPLQSGVVIDVRGIAGVLDVQPGRISVLPGTVVKDAEDAALAGGQELAVMPSTYRISTASGFISGGSGGIGAAANGDLWDDNILAVELLTVEEEPRTVRLEGDNVRPVLHTYGTIGVLTRIEMRLVPAHEYTPLIVAFRDFPALTAFAFDLVAGDLHVRLCSVHEATGAAMLTPIAGLYSPGEDVALLWVDSGDVAALRERVTAAGGRTIDWSAKPHISQFPFSHTILWARKAEPTSSWLQCEYASDRGEFLAQVAALRDRYPGVFLQHVEFATSAGRTRPLGITPLVGLPDHEESLEELIAFCRELGLIVMNPHSYVVEEGGFVGDTAQVVELKTTCDPHGLLNPGKLGDSFFTARGLTPPSARAATARR; translated from the coding sequence GTGACCGTCACCGACCTGACCCCGGACACGCCCGCCGCGGTGTTCGCCGGCCTGCTGGGCGCCGACCGGGTCGTGCCCGGCGGCGCCGAGGCCAGCGCCTACCTGCGGGACTTCTCCTGGTACTCCCCCGTGCTGGAGAACGCGCTGGCCGACACCACCGTCGACGCGGTGCTGCGGCCGGCCACCGTCGAGGAGCTGCGCGCCTGCGTGGCCACCGCCGCCCGGCTGGGCGTGCCGGTCACCCTGCGCGGCGCGGGCACCGGCAACTACGGGCAGTCGCTGCCGCTGCAGAGCGGTGTGGTCATCGACGTCCGCGGCATCGCCGGGGTGCTGGACGTCCAGCCCGGCCGGATCTCGGTGCTGCCCGGCACCGTGGTGAAGGACGCCGAGGACGCCGCGCTGGCCGGTGGCCAGGAGCTCGCCGTCATGCCCAGCACCTACCGGATCTCCACCGCGTCGGGCTTCATCTCCGGCGGGTCGGGCGGTATCGGAGCGGCGGCGAACGGCGACCTGTGGGACGACAACATCCTGGCCGTCGAGCTGCTCACCGTGGAGGAGGAGCCGCGGACCGTACGGCTGGAGGGCGACAACGTGCGCCCGGTGCTGCACACCTACGGCACCATCGGCGTGCTCACCCGGATCGAGATGCGGCTGGTGCCGGCGCACGAGTACACGCCGCTGATCGTCGCCTTCCGCGACTTCCCGGCCCTCACCGCCTTCGCCTTCGACCTGGTCGCCGGGGACCTGCACGTCCGGCTCTGCTCGGTGCACGAGGCCACCGGCGCGGCCATGCTCACCCCGATCGCCGGCCTGTACTCACCGGGTGAGGACGTCGCGCTGCTCTGGGTGGACAGCGGGGACGTCGCGGCGCTGCGGGAACGCGTCACCGCGGCCGGCGGGCGCACGATCGACTGGTCGGCGAAGCCGCACATCAGCCAGTTCCCGTTCAGCCACACCATCCTGTGGGCCCGCAAGGCCGAGCCGACGTCGTCCTGGCTGCAGTGCGAGTACGCCAGCGACCGCGGCGAGTTCCTGGCCCAGGTCGCCGCGCTGCGAGACCGCTACCCCGGGGTGTTCCTGCAGCACGTGGAGTTCGCGACGTCGGCGGGCCGGACCCGGCCGCTGGGCATCACCCCGCTGGTCGGGCTGCCCGACCACGAGGAGTCCCTGGAGGAGCTGATCGCGTTCTGCCGGGAGCTGGGGCTGATCGTGATGAACCCGCACAGCTACGTGGTCGAGGAGGGCGGGTTCGTCGGGGACACCGCCCAGGTGGTCGAGCTGAAGACCACCTGCGACCCGCACGGGCTGCTCAACCCCGGCAAGCTCGGCGACAGCTTCTTCACCGCCCGCGGGCTCACCCCGCCCAGCGCCCGGGCCGCCACCGCCCGCCGCTGA
- a CDS encoding creatininase family protein, which produces MTVRLLTELSAPALHDRLGPDSVLVLPVGAIEQHGPHLPVATDLITAQALAERAVAEFGDALDLWLLPPLAYTKSNEHAWSAGTFWLSAATLTAVLHDLGRSLARTPARRLAFLNGHGGNSALLQVVARDVRLETGLRTFTLHPRLPADQGGQSPAGELGMGVHGGHDETSVMLHLRPDLVDMSQARRWVPEHLAEYRHVRFGGSVSFGWTSDEFGPAGVIGDASTATAEAGEQRVAGMVAYLGEALAEVARFDPALPRG; this is translated from the coding sequence GTGACCGTCCGACTGCTCACCGAGCTCTCCGCCCCCGCCCTGCACGACCGCCTCGGCCCGGACAGCGTGCTGGTGCTGCCCGTCGGCGCGATCGAGCAGCACGGCCCGCACCTGCCCGTGGCCACCGACCTGATCACCGCCCAGGCGCTGGCCGAGCGGGCCGTCGCGGAGTTCGGCGACGCGCTGGACCTGTGGCTGCTCCCGCCGCTGGCCTACACCAAGTCCAACGAGCACGCCTGGTCGGCCGGCACCTTCTGGCTGTCGGCGGCCACCCTGACCGCGGTGCTGCACGACCTGGGGCGCAGCTTGGCCCGCACGCCGGCCCGGCGGCTCGCGTTCCTCAACGGGCACGGCGGCAACTCGGCGCTGCTGCAGGTGGTGGCGCGCGACGTCCGGCTGGAGACCGGGCTGCGCACCTTCACGCTGCACCCGCGGCTGCCGGCCGACCAGGGCGGGCAGAGCCCGGCCGGGGAGCTCGGGATGGGCGTGCACGGCGGGCACGACGAGACCTCGGTGATGCTGCACCTGCGCCCGGACCTGGTCGACATGTCCCAGGCCCGGCGATGGGTGCCCGAGCACCTGGCGGAGTACCGGCACGTGCGGTTCGGCGGCTCGGTCTCCTTCGGCTGGACGTCGGACGAGTTCGGGCCGGCCGGGGTGATCGGTGACGCCAGCACCGCGACCGCCGAGGCCGGCGAGCAGCGGGTCGCCGGCATGGTGGCCTACCTGGGGGAGGCGCTGGCCGAGGTGGCCCGCTTCGACCCGGCGCTGCCCCGGGGCTGA
- a CDS encoding amidohydrolase family protein: protein MLNVTGAQTVWTGTGEELAGADVQCGDDGRIRSFDRTEGVETLDAAGCVVTPGLVNAHHHLLQTAFRTLPGTRGVPMAQWLPTMAAAYTAVGVDDELAHAAASAGLAEALLCGVTTVADHHLTWPPLTDGGVAIASATATAARELGARLVFVRGSARDDAETAAASAAAIAAALVPHGGVTDDGVVQVAVGPAGVHSDSPDTFRLMAEVAAAHGLRRRTQANEQVDVVIAAERHGRRPLQLLAEWGWLAPDVTLAHLCDLTPADLALVVESGVTATHAPGCDLPMGWGVAPMAALADAGVTVGLGTSGGGSNDAGHLLADARLALQVAPLAGRPVSAREVLGWATRGSADGLGRFDLGRLAVGARADLVCWDVTGVADAGVADPVAGLLWASPGRRPRHVVVGGRVVVRDGVLQTRPEADVVGRLQALLAARGTR, encoded by the coding sequence GTGCTGAACGTGACTGGTGCGCAGACCGTCTGGACCGGCACCGGCGAGGAGCTCGCCGGAGCGGACGTGCAGTGCGGGGACGACGGGCGCATCCGTTCGTTCGACCGGACCGAGGGGGTCGAGACCCTCGACGCCGCGGGCTGCGTGGTCACCCCCGGGCTGGTGAACGCCCACCACCACCTGCTGCAGACCGCCTTCCGCACCCTGCCCGGCACCCGCGGCGTCCCGATGGCGCAGTGGCTGCCGACCATGGCCGCCGCCTACACCGCGGTCGGCGTCGACGACGAACTCGCGCACGCAGCGGCGTCGGCCGGGCTGGCCGAGGCGCTGCTGTGCGGGGTCACCACGGTCGCCGACCACCACCTCACCTGGCCTCCGCTGACGGACGGGGGCGTGGCGATCGCGTCCGCCACCGCCACCGCCGCCCGCGAGCTGGGCGCCCGGCTGGTGTTCGTCCGCGGCAGTGCCCGGGACGACGCGGAGACCGCCGCCGCCTCCGCCGCGGCCATCGCCGCGGCGCTGGTGCCGCACGGCGGGGTCACCGACGACGGGGTGGTGCAGGTCGCCGTCGGCCCGGCCGGGGTGCACAGCGACTCACCCGACACGTTCCGGCTGATGGCCGAGGTGGCCGCCGCGCACGGGTTGCGCCGCCGCACCCAGGCCAACGAGCAGGTCGACGTGGTCATCGCGGCCGAGCGCCACGGCCGCCGCCCGCTGCAGCTGCTGGCGGAGTGGGGCTGGCTCGCCCCCGACGTCACCCTCGCCCACCTCTGCGACCTCACGCCCGCCGACCTGGCGCTGGTGGTCGAGTCGGGGGTCACCGCGACGCACGCACCGGGCTGCGACCTGCCGATGGGCTGGGGCGTGGCGCCGATGGCGGCGCTGGCCGACGCCGGGGTGACCGTCGGGCTGGGCACCAGTGGCGGCGGCTCCAACGACGCCGGGCACCTGCTCGCCGACGCCCGCCTCGCGCTGCAGGTCGCGCCGCTGGCCGGCCGCCCGGTCAGCGCCCGGGAGGTGCTCGGCTGGGCCACCCGCGGCTCGGCCGACGGGCTGGGCCGGTTCGACCTGGGCCGGCTCGCCGTCGGCGCCCGGGCCGACCTGGTCTGCTGGGACGTCACCGGGGTCGCCGACGCCGGGGTGGCCGACCCGGTGGCCGGGCTGCTGTGGGCCTCCCCCGGCCGGCGACCACGCCACGTCGTCGTCGGTGGCCGGGTGGTGGTCCGCGACGGGGTGCTGCAGACCCGTCCGGAGGCCGACGTCGTCGGCCGGCTGCAGGCGCTGCTCGCCGCCCGGGGCACCCGGTGA
- a CDS encoding VOC family protein codes for MTGPLAGAVLDHVGTEETDIDGRVGFLVEVLGFRVLRWGTHVVTGMRIAMLADPAGTKLELMEVAERTGELEHVAYRVADVDAAHALLLAAGCTEERAPFDIPPAAARSSLVREAAGHRLQLIAYRPGSPDLVVT; via the coding sequence GTGACCGGCCCGCTGGCCGGCGCGGTGCTGGACCACGTGGGCACCGAGGAGACCGACATCGACGGCCGGGTGGGCTTCCTCGTCGAGGTGCTGGGCTTCCGGGTGCTGCGCTGGGGCACGCACGTGGTCACCGGGATGCGCATCGCGATGCTGGCCGACCCGGCCGGCACGAAGCTGGAGCTGATGGAGGTGGCCGAGCGGACCGGCGAGCTGGAGCACGTGGCCTACCGGGTCGCCGACGTCGACGCCGCGCACGCCCTGCTGCTGGCCGCCGGGTGCACCGAGGAGCGGGCGCCGTTCGACATCCCGCCCGCCGCGGCCCGCTCGTCGCTGGTGCGCGAGGCCGCCGGGCACCGCCTGCAGCTCATCGCCTACCGGCCCGGCTCACCGGACCTGGTGGTGACCTGA